A single genomic interval of Patescibacteria group bacterium harbors:
- a CDS encoding anaerobic ribonucleoside-triphosphate reductase activating protein: MIFKGWRKESFIEWPGKITTVVFVGGCNFCCPFCYNRTLVLHPQELPDIDEKEVLQYLEENKKMIEGVVITGGEPLTSFNLKSPLIEFIKKVKELELVVGIETNGTNPAAIEYLIKNKLIDYIAMDIKAPLESKKYQQLSQKSVNLGNIKKSIKMIIASKLDYEFRTTVVPGLLNQDDILKIAKQIKGAKKYALNQFNPKDVIDKKTGLIKPYSKKWFNETAKKIKPYCLQIEARI, from the coding sequence ATGATATTCAAGGGTTGGCGAAAAGAGTCTTTTATTGAATGGCCGGGCAAAATTACGACGGTCGTTTTTGTCGGAGGATGTAATTTTTGCTGCCCTTTTTGTTATAATAGAACTTTAGTCTTGCATCCTCAAGAATTACCTGACATTGACGAGAAAGAGGTTCTGCAATATTTGGAAGAAAATAAAAAAATGATTGAAGGTGTGGTAATCACCGGAGGAGAACCGCTTACTTCATTTAATTTGAAGTCTCCTTTGATTGAATTTATTAAAAAAGTTAAAGAATTAGAATTGGTAGTTGGGATTGAAACCAACGGGACAAATCCGGCCGCGATTGAATATTTGATAAAAAATAAACTGATTGATTACATAGCCATGGATATTAAAGCGCCGCTGGAATCAAAAAAATATCAACAGCTTTCTCAAAAATCGGTTAATTTGGGAAATATCAAAAAAAGCATTAAAATGATTATCGCCTCAAAACTTGATTATGAATTTAGAACTACGGTTGTCCCGGGCTTGTTGAATCAAGATGATATTTTAAAAATTGCCAAACAAATAAAAGGCGCCAAGAAATATGCCTTGAACCAATTTAATCCTAAAGACGTAATAGATAAAAAGACAGGATTGATAAAACCGTATTCCAAAAAATGGTTTAATGAAACTGCTAAAAAAATAAAACCGTATTGTCTTCAAATAGAAGCGAGAATATGA
- a CDS encoding trypsin-like peptidase domain-containing protein: MFKKIFRNNEPIDNSLGADEAQVIWTEKPREQKKSPPFLTFTLALRPVVVIIMISILIGAAAGAVTGFYAGSYALTKFVSYSTPTILHSSSQVATQSQIDPTNTIAPIILGNQEESDIVSAVKKTSPAVVNVIVSKYVTTYYSDTTSPFDELFNDWFGQSTPTPTPNSSQKQKQEVGGGTGFVVSSKDGLILTNKHVASDETAEYTVVTNDGKKYDAKILAQDPFNDIAILKIEIKDLPEVKLGDSEKIQIGQTVIAIGNALGEYRNTVTKGVISGVGRRVVAGDNAGLSEVLENVIQTDAAINLGNSGGPLINTHGEVIGINTAINSQGQMIGFAIPINQAKQVIESVKKYGKIVRPYLGVRYVLINEEIVKKNNLSVNYGALVLRGSDQTELAIIPGGPADKAGIEEGDIILEVNGAKITEENSLSKTIQNLKPGDEVELKILHKGAEKTVKVELEEYLPR, translated from the coding sequence ATGTTCAAAAAAATATTTAGGAACAATGAACCAATAGATAATTCTTTGGGGGCAGATGAAGCCCAAGTTATCTGGACGGAAAAACCGAGAGAACAAAAAAAATCACCACCCTTTTTAACTTTTACTTTGGCGCTTCGACCGGTGGTAGTGATAATTATGATCAGTATTTTAATCGGTGCTGCCGCTGGCGCGGTAACAGGATTTTATGCCGGCAGTTACGCATTGACTAAATTTGTTTCTTACTCTACTCCGACTATTCTTCACTCTTCGTCTCAGGTTGCGACTCAAAGCCAAATAGATCCAACCAATACAATCGCACCGATTATTTTAGGCAATCAAGAGGAGAGCGACATTGTTTCCGCAGTTAAAAAAACCAGCCCAGCCGTGGTTAATGTTATTGTTTCAAAATATGTAACCACTTATTATAGCGATACTACCAGTCCTTTTGATGAATTATTCAATGACTGGTTTGGACAGAGCACGCCTACTCCAACTCCAAATAGCAGTCAAAAACAAAAACAAGAAGTCGGCGGCGGAACAGGATTTGTTGTTTCTTCCAAGGATGGTTTGATTTTGACCAACAAGCATGTGGCCAGCGATGAAACCGCAGAATACACGGTTGTGACAAATGACGGGAAAAAATATGACGCGAAAATTTTAGCCCAAGATCCATTTAATGACATTGCCATTTTAAAGATTGAAATTAAGGATTTACCTGAAGTTAAATTGGGTGATTCTGAAAAAATTCAAATTGGTCAAACAGTTATTGCTATCGGTAATGCTTTGGGCGAATACAGAAACACGGTTACCAAGGGCGTGATCAGCGGTGTCGGCAGACGGGTGGTGGCTGGTGATAATGCCGGTCTGTCAGAAGTCTTGGAAAATGTAATCCAAACAGATGCGGCGATTAATTTGGGTAATTCCGGCGGACCATTAATTAATACTCATGGCGAAGTGATTGGTATCAATACCGCCATTAACAGTCAGGGGCAAATGATAGGTTTTGCCATTCCGATCAATCAGGCCAAGCAAGTGATTGAAAGCGTCAAAAAATACGGTAAGATTGTCAGGCCGTATTTGGGCGTAAGGTATGTTTTAATTAATGAAGAAATAGTTAAAAAAAATAATTTATCCGTTAATTACGGGGCTTTAGTTTTGCGCGGCAGTGATCAGACTGAATTGGCCATTATCCCGGGCGGACCGGCCGATAAAGCGGGTATTGAAGAAGGCGATATTATTTTAGAAGTTAATGGCGCAAAAATTACTGAAGAGAATTCTTTAAGCAAAACGATTCAAAATCTTAAACCCGGAGATGAAGTGGAATTAAAAATTTTACACAAAGGCGCGGAAAAAACAGTTAAGGTGGAATTAGAAGAATATTTACCCCGTTAG
- the prfB gene encoding peptide chain release factor 2 codes for MLSRGSERSETVFDIDKKKQKIKEIEFEMAEPDFWQNRTVAEKKSREFSQLKEEVEKWEKIEKSVRDFLEIAQEDEKDQSVNLREDIKEQLNLIRKELENLEKTTFFSGKYDKENVILSIFAGAGGVDAQDWAEMLLRMYLRYIEKKNWRAAIIDQSRGTEAGIKSVTLEIQGNYVYGFLKGEAGVHRLVRISPFDAEKMRHTSFALIEILPEIEEVEIEINPDDLRMDTFLASGHGGQNVQKTESAIRITHLPTKISVSCQSERSQSQNKEKALKILKSKLFRYYQAEQEEEKERLRGEFKSASWGNQIRSYVIHPYKMVKDLRTGYETSDAQKILDGELDEIIESYLKFKK; via the coding sequence ATTTTAAGCAGAGGCTCGGAAAGGTCCGAGACTGTCTTTGACATTGATAAAAAAAAGCAAAAAATAAAGGAAATTGAATTTGAAATGGCTGAACCGGATTTTTGGCAAAACAGAACAGTGGCGGAAAAAAAATCGCGTGAATTCAGCCAATTAAAAGAAGAAGTGGAAAAATGGGAGAAAATAGAAAAGTCGGTTAGAGATTTCTTGGAAATAGCCCAAGAAGACGAGAAAGATCAATCAGTAAATTTAAGAGAAGACATTAAAGAGCAATTGAATTTAATCAGAAAAGAATTGGAAAATTTGGAAAAAACCACTTTTTTCAGCGGAAAATACGACAAAGAAAATGTGATTTTATCAATTTTTGCCGGCGCGGGCGGAGTGGATGCGCAAGATTGGGCAGAAATGCTTTTGAGAATGTATTTGAGATATATTGAGAAAAAAAATTGGCGGGCGGCGATTATTGATCAATCGCGCGGCACTGAAGCGGGAATAAAAAGCGTTACTTTGGAAATTCAGGGAAATTATGTTTACGGTTTTTTAAAAGGCGAAGCAGGAGTTCATCGTTTGGTGCGCATTTCTCCTTTTGATGCGGAAAAAATGCGCCACACTTCTTTCGCTTTGATTGAAATTTTACCGGAAATAGAAGAGGTGGAAATTGAAATTAATCCTGATGATTTAAGAATGGATACTTTTTTGGCTTCCGGACACGGCGGACAAAACGTTCAAAAAACAGAATCGGCCATCAGAATCACTCATTTGCCGACAAAAATTTCCGTCAGTTGCCAATCAGAAAGAAGTCAATCTCAAAACAAAGAAAAAGCTCTTAAAATTTTAAAATCAAAACTTTTCAGATATTATCAGGCTGAGCAGGAAGAAGAAAAAGAACGGCTGAGGGGTGAATTCAAATCCGCGTCTTGGGGGAATCAAATTCGTTCTTATGTTATTCATCCGTATAAAATGGTTAAAGATTTGCGGACCGGTTATGAAACATCAGATGCTCAAAAAATTTTAGACGGCGAACTGGATGAAATAATTGAAAGTTATCTTAAATTTAAAAAATAA
- the glmS gene encoding glutamine--fructose-6-phosphate transaminase (isomerizing), with amino-acid sequence MCGIVGYIGLKNGVPIAMQGLKRLEYRGYDSAGLAVLTKNGINSIKVKGRVKDLEEKIGQEQLSSNLVIAHTRWATHGEPNEINAHPHFDCKKEIFLVHNGIIENYRTLKKWLEQRGHNFYSETDTEVIAHLIEEYYQKDLLTATQKALSLIDGAYGLAIISSREPDKLVVAKMGSPLIIGLIGEGEYLVASDPAAVVEYTRKVIYLADGEIAVLTRDGYQVTTVDNQPIQKKADEVSCDLSQIEKGGFDHFMLKEIFEQPETIKNAIRGRVLINENKIQLGGITDWLDFLTNVKRVVFLACGTSWHAGMIGEYLFEHLASLPAEIEYASEFRYKNVPINNETAYFVISQSGETADTLESLRKIKKAGGHVFGIVNTVGSTIARETDAGIYLHAGPEIGVASTKAFTSQVTVLAELALLLGINRNKIKKEEIESRIKAISEIPEKIKIILDKNEEIKKIAKKYYKFNNFLYLGRGYNFPTALEGALKLKEISYIHAEGYPAAEMKHGPIALIDKNMPVVVIATDTEDVIYQKVVSNIEEVKARGGNIIAIATEGNGEINKMAENVIYVPKTNGFLTPLLSVIPLQLLAYHMAVLRGCDVDKPRNLAKSVTVE; translated from the coding sequence ATGTGTGGAATTGTAGGTTATATTGGCTTGAAAAATGGAGTGCCAATTGCGATGCAAGGACTCAAAAGATTGGAATACCGAGGATATGACTCGGCCGGTTTAGCCGTGCTAACAAAAAATGGAATTAATTCAATCAAAGTTAAGGGCAGAGTCAAAGATTTGGAAGAAAAAATCGGGCAAGAACAATTATCCAGTAATTTGGTAATTGCCCACACTCGCTGGGCCACTCACGGAGAACCGAATGAAATTAACGCTCATCCGCATTTTGATTGTAAAAAAGAAATATTCTTGGTTCATAATGGAATTATTGAAAATTATCGAACTTTAAAAAAATGGCTGGAACAACGCGGTCATAATTTTTATTCAGAAACCGACACAGAGGTGATTGCGCATTTAATTGAAGAATATTATCAAAAAGATTTATTAACCGCAACGCAAAAAGCTCTAAGTTTGATTGACGGCGCTTATGGTTTGGCTATTATTTCTTCCCGCGAACCGGATAAATTGGTTGTCGCAAAAATGGGCAGTCCTTTGATTATCGGTTTAATAGGGGAGGGAGAATATCTGGTGGCTTCGGATCCGGCCGCAGTTGTTGAATATACTCGTAAGGTAATTTATTTGGCTGACGGAGAAATCGCTGTTTTAACTCGAGACGGTTATCAGGTTACTACGGTTGACAATCAACCGATTCAGAAAAAAGCGGATGAAGTTTCTTGTGATCTGTCGCAAATAGAAAAAGGCGGTTTTGATCATTTTATGTTGAAAGAAATTTTTGAGCAGCCGGAAACGATTAAAAATGCTATTCGCGGCAGAGTTTTAATAAATGAAAATAAAATTCAATTGGGCGGTATCACGGATTGGTTGGATTTTTTAACCAATGTAAAAAGAGTGGTGTTTTTGGCCTGCGGAACTTCTTGGCATGCCGGAATGATCGGCGAATATTTATTTGAGCATTTAGCCTCTTTACCGGCCGAAATTGAATATGCTTCTGAATTCAGATATAAAAATGTACCCATTAATAATGAAACGGCTTATTTTGTTATTTCTCAATCCGGAGAAACGGCGGACACGTTGGAGTCGCTTCGAAAAATAAAAAAAGCCGGTGGACACGTTTTTGGAATTGTAAACACGGTTGGTTCAACAATTGCTCGGGAAACCGATGCCGGAATTTATTTGCATGCCGGACCGGAAATCGGAGTTGCCTCAACCAAAGCCTTTACTTCGCAAGTTACGGTTTTGGCGGAATTGGCCTTGCTCTTGGGAATAAATAGGAATAAAATAAAGAAAGAAGAAATAGAATCAAGAATTAAAGCAATCAGTGAGATTCCGGAAAAAATAAAAATAATTCTTGATAAAAATGAAGAAATTAAAAAAATCGCCAAAAAATATTATAAGTTTAATAATTTTCTTTACTTGGGTCGCGGTTATAATTTTCCAACCGCCTTGGAAGGAGCTTTAAAATTAAAAGAAATTTCTTATATTCATGCCGAAGGTTATCCGGCGGCGGAAATGAAACATGGGCCGATTGCCCTGATTGATAAAAATATGCCGGTAGTGGTCATCGCCACTGACACAGAGGATGTTATTTATCAAAAAGTCGTCAGTAATATTGAAGAAGTGAAAGCTCGAGGGGGAAATATTATCGCCATTGCCACTGAAGGGAATGGAGAAATTAATAAAATGGCGGAAAATGTCATTTATGTTCCCAAAACCAATGGATTTTTAACCCCGCTTTTAAGCGTTATCCCGCTTCAATTATTGGCTTATCATATGGCTGTTTTAAGAGGCTGTGATGTGGATAAACCCAGAAATTTAGCCAAGAGTGTGACTGTAGAATAA
- a CDS encoding ComEC/Rec2 family competence protein, whose amino-acid sequence MAVSRIVFYCLLFFIGGIGLASFFYLPFFVYLPVFLLILFFCVLKRPFRNIWPFVFFVIFFTLGVIRYNLSFPKIDENNVAFYNNTNLIFEGQVISEPDVKTDKTQLTVGKINNNQFKGKVLISAPLYSDYQYGDLLEVDCQLKGVLDNGFKNNAAIVNDIYSVCYFPKITNLNHNQGNFLYQKIFLFKNQVKNLIDQSFSEPQGSVFSALLLGLQRQIPQEVRNWFSTTGTTHILSVSGLHVAILSQLIMIFIVSVLLIRRQIAFWLAAILIIFFVILVGAPAAAVRAAIMGLGILYAQKIGRPQSGLRIVIWAAAIMLLINPKLLVLDIGFQLSFASILGLIFFTPIFNQYFKKIPNLRYLPIKDCLSATFSAQVFVFPLILYYFGTLSLAAPLANILILPIIPVLMFLGIFFILFGTISVFLAKILFWPIWLGLTFLILTVKIIAKIFYFSPIIINFPLIAALILYFFIVWWLIYAQKTQSKNS is encoded by the coding sequence ATGGCTGTTTCGAGAATAGTTTTTTATTGTTTGCTATTTTTTATCGGGGGCATTGGATTAGCCTCTTTTTTCTATCTGCCATTTTTCGTTTATTTGCCGGTATTTTTATTAATTTTATTTTTTTGCGTTTTAAAAAGGCCATTTAGAAATATTTGGCCTTTTGTCTTTTTTGTCATCTTTTTTACTTTGGGTGTTATTCGTTATAATTTAAGTTTTCCAAAAATTGATGAAAATAACGTGGCTTTTTACAATAACACAAATCTTATTTTTGAGGGACAAGTTATCAGTGAGCCGGATGTGAAAACGGACAAAACCCAACTGACTGTCGGTAAAATAAATAATAATCAATTTAAAGGTAAGGTTCTAATTTCTGCACCGCTTTATTCTGATTATCAATATGGCGATTTATTGGAAGTTGATTGTCAACTTAAGGGCGTGCTTGATAATGGATTTAAAAATAATGCGGCAATTGTTAATGATATTTATTCGGTTTGTTATTTTCCAAAAATAACAAACTTAAATCATAATCAGGGAAATTTTTTATATCAAAAAATATTTTTATTTAAAAATCAGGTAAAGAATCTAATTGACCAAAGTTTTTCCGAACCCCAAGGATCTGTTTTTTCCGCTTTATTATTGGGGCTTCAGCGCCAAATTCCTCAAGAAGTCAGAAATTGGTTTTCTACAACCGGTACAACCCATATTTTATCAGTTTCCGGATTGCATGTGGCGATTTTATCTCAATTGATAATGATTTTTATTGTCAGTGTTTTATTGATTCGCCGTCAAATAGCTTTTTGGCTGGCGGCAATATTAATTATATTTTTTGTTATTTTGGTTGGTGCGCCCGCCGCGGCAGTTCGAGCGGCGATTATGGGCTTGGGTATTCTCTATGCCCAGAAAATCGGCCGTCCCCAGTCAGGATTAAGAATTGTTATTTGGGCTGCGGCGATTATGCTTTTAATTAATCCGAAACTTTTAGTTCTAGACATCGGCTTCCAATTATCGTTCGCTTCAATTTTGGGTTTAATATTTTTTACTCCGATTTTTAATCAATATTTTAAAAAAATACCCAATCTTAGGTATTTACCGATTAAGGATTGCTTGTCAGCCACTTTCAGCGCTCAGGTTTTTGTCTTTCCTTTGATTTTATATTATTTCGGCACCTTATCGCTAGCCGCGCCTTTGGCGAATATTTTAATTTTGCCCATTATTCCGGTTTTAATGTTTTTGGGAATATTTTTTATTTTATTCGGAACAATTTCTGTTTTTTTGGCGAAAATTTTATTTTGGCCGATTTGGCTCGGTCTAACCTTTTTGATTTTAACGGTGAAAATAATCGCCAAGATTTTTTATTTTTCGCCCATCATTATCAATTTTCCTTTGATTGCCGCTTTAATTTTATATTTTTTTATTGTTTGGTGGTTAATTTATGCTCAAAAAACTCAGTCCAAAAATTCTTAA
- a CDS encoding MBL fold metallo-hydrolase, with protein sequence MLKKLSPKILKIIIFSVTGLLLINLVILGYWLILTQNNYNSLRVVFFDVGQGDSALIQTPEGKNILIDGGPDKNVIYKLDKYIPITRRKIDLMILTHPDPDHLIGLVEVLRRWPVDQIVTNNTEETDSLYFEWKKLIQEKNITPVIISEQRKIWLNDKIYLDFLWPIQELAGQSNKDDNNPNSLVFKLVDNQNKILFTGDATSEIEKILLDNNYDLQSQVLKVGHHGSKYSSDLNFLEKISPIYGVISVGQNNKFGHPSLRALTSLEEVGAEILRTDQNGDIVFIDKNGKLILKIEK encoded by the coding sequence ATGCTCAAAAAACTCAGTCCAAAAATTCTTAAAATAATCATTTTCTCAGTCACCGGACTTTTATTGATTAATCTGGTTATTTTGGGTTATTGGTTGATTTTGACCCAGAATAATTATAATTCTTTAAGAGTTGTTTTTTTTGATGTCGGGCAAGGCGACTCAGCCTTGATACAGACGCCGGAAGGGAAGAATATTCTAATAGACGGCGGGCCGGACAAAAATGTTATTTATAAATTGGATAAATATATTCCCATTACTCGCCGAAAAATTGATTTAATGATTTTGACTCATCCGGACCCCGATCATCTGATCGGCCTGGTTGAAGTTCTGCGACGCTGGCCGGTTGATCAAATCGTAACCAACAATACTGAAGAAACTGACTCTCTTTATTTCGAATGGAAGAAATTAATTCAAGAAAAAAATATTACGCCTGTTATTATTTCAGAACAGCGAAAAATTTGGTTGAATGATAAAATTTATTTGGATTTTTTGTGGCCGATTCAAGAGTTGGCCGGTCAATCCAATAAAGACGATAATAATCCCAATTCTTTGGTTTTTAAGTTGGTTGATAATCAAAATAAAATTCTTTTTACCGGCGACGCCACCAGTGAAATAGAAAAAATATTATTGGACAATAATTATGATTTGCAATCACAGGTTTTAAAAGTCGGGCATCACGGTTCCAAATATTCTTCGGATTTGAATTTTTTGGAAAAAATCAGCCCGATTTACGGCGTTATTTCGGTTGGCCAAAATAATAAATTCGGACATCCCAGCTTGAGGGCTTTAACAAGCTTGGAAGAAGTTGGCGCAGAAATATTAAGAACAGATCAAAACGGCGACATTGTTTTTATTGACAAAAACGGGAAATTAATCTTAAAAATTGAGAAATAA
- a CDS encoding glycosyltransferase family 2 protein, whose protein sequence is MTLSIVIPVYNEKKTILEILKRLEVVNFGCDYEIIIIDDCSTDGTAALLKSEILNPKSETNSKFQILNSKIRIFFQNKNSGKGAALRRGFQEASGEIIVVQDADLEYNPQDLPKLIQLILEGKTDIVYGSRFLIKQKAKYKIFYWGNRLIAFLFFLFYGQKITDPWTCYKVFKKSITQNLKLESNGFEMELEMTAKFLRRGYKILELPISYRSRTYTEGKKIKWIDGIKAIFTIIKYKFHD, encoded by the coding sequence ATGACATTGTCCATTGTTATCCCGGTTTACAATGAAAAGAAAACGATTTTGGAAATTTTAAAACGCCTTGAAGTGGTAAATTTTGGCTGTGATTACGAAATTATTATTATTGACGATTGTTCTACTGACGGCACTGCTGCTTTATTAAAATCCGAAATTCTAAATCCAAAATCCGAAACAAATTCCAAATTCCAAATTCTAAATTCTAAAATCAGAATTTTTTTTCAAAATAAAAATTCTGGCAAGGGAGCGGCATTGAGACGCGGATTCCAAGAGGCGAGCGGTGAAATAATTGTTGTTCAGGACGCGGATTTGGAATATAATCCACAAGATTTACCAAAACTTATTCAACTGATTCTGGAAGGAAAAACGGATATAGTTTACGGTTCGCGGTTTTTAATTAAACAAAAAGCAAAATATAAAATATTTTATTGGGGTAATCGTTTGATCGCCTTTTTGTTTTTTCTTTTTTACGGTCAGAAAATTACCGATCCCTGGACTTGCTATAAAGTTTTTAAAAAATCAATTACCCAAAATTTAAAATTAGAATCAAATGGTTTTGAGATGGAGCTTGAGATGACGGCTAAATTTTTGCGTAGAGGTTATAAAATTTTAGAACTGCCTATTTCATATCGAAGCCGAACTTATACTGAAGGAAAAAAAATCAAATGGATTGATGGAATAAAGGCTATTTTTACTATTATTAAGTATAAATTTCATGATTGA
- a CDS encoding glycosyltransferase family 39 protein has translation MNILKLILFLFIPGLLGWGILRPLIGQKEKFNFFKLMILSFGLGTGILTFLMFFWGFLNLPIKYFIIFISILAGLILIFYIFLGGRWKMPKIKMRRFDFNWLEMILILIILFQVFYVFSTSMMRPIINFDAVANYGLKAKMIFYEIKNFFNLDSNIFLGGDSHINYPLHIPLLMAWTYFGMGQVNDVLVNIIFAFYFLALIGFVYLSLKEKIGRQNSLIFTMFLATLPLLNYHGFNAYCDLPLAFYFTVAAISLFKYFKNKNKTDLILAGIFAGLTTWIKNEGLILAGILIIVFVIYLILEKIIKFKFKSFLLFIFCFLIFFLPWFLFKIIFGFGYSNLSPEAVFLNGFHPEIFSKILEQLFIFHSFHIWPGIFLIILILNWRQVFIKPNIYLFLIIFGALTGFLFIYLFTSAYQFVIDSTASSRNLLVIMPLTVFLAGLLYKGGKKEENLL, from the coding sequence ATGAATATATTGAAATTAATTTTATTTTTATTCATTCCCGGTTTATTAGGCTGGGGTATTTTAAGACCATTAATAGGTCAAAAAGAAAAATTTAATTTTTTTAAATTAATGATTTTGTCTTTTGGCTTGGGCACCGGAATACTTACTTTTTTAATGTTTTTTTGGGGATTTTTAAATTTGCCTATTAAATATTTTATAATTTTTATTTCAATTTTGGCCGGTTTGATTTTAATATTTTACATATTCTTGGGCGGGCGTTGGAAAATGCCGAAAATTAAAATGCGCCGGTTTGATTTTAATTGGTTGGAAATGATTTTAATTTTAATTATTCTTTTCCAGGTTTTTTATGTTTTTTCCACCAGTATGATGCGGCCGATTATAAATTTTGACGCTGTAGCCAATTACGGTCTTAAGGCAAAAATGATTTTTTATGAAATTAAAAACTTTTTCAACTTGGATTCCAATATATTTTTAGGCGGCGATTCGCATATTAATTATCCTCTTCATATTCCTTTGTTGATGGCTTGGACTTATTTCGGCATGGGCCAGGTAAATGATGTTTTAGTAAACATAATTTTTGCTTTTTATTTTTTGGCTTTAATCGGTTTTGTTTATTTAAGTTTAAAAGAAAAAATCGGCCGTCAAAATTCTTTGATTTTTACCATGTTTTTGGCTACTCTGCCGCTTTTAAATTATCACGGTTTTAACGCTTATTGCGATTTGCCCTTGGCTTTTTATTTTACCGTGGCCGCCATTTCCTTGTTTAAATATTTTAAAAATAAAAACAAAACCGACCTGATTTTGGCCGGTATTTTTGCCGGATTAACAACCTGGATTAAAAACGAAGGATTGATTTTGGCCGGTATTTTAATTATTGTTTTCGTAATTTATTTGATTCTTGAAAAAATAATAAAATTTAAATTTAAAAGTTTTTTGTTGTTTATTTTTTGTTTTTTGATTTTCTTTTTGCCATGGTTTCTTTTTAAAATAATTTTCGGTTTCGGTTACAGCAATCTTTCTCCGGAGGCCGTATTTTTAAACGGTTTTCATCCCGAAATTTTTTCAAAAATTTTGGAGCAATTATTTATTTTTCATTCTTTCCATATTTGGCCTGGCATTTTTTTGATAATTTTAATTTTAAATTGGCGACAAGTTTTTATTAAACCTAATATTTATTTGTTTTTAATTATTTTTGGCGCTTTGACCGGTTTTTTATTTATTTATCTTTTTACTTCGGCTTATCAATTTGTGATAGATAGCACGGCCAGCAGCCGCAATTTATTGGTTATTATGCCGTTAACCGTTTTTTTGGCAGGCCTGCTTTATAAGGGTGGTAAGAAAGAGGAAAATTTGTTATAA
- a CDS encoding prepilin peptidase: MNVFYWFFSFIFGLSIGSFLNCLIWRLHIKKSIQGRSVCPDCGHQIAGYDNIPVLSFIFLKGRCRHCHQKISWQYPIVELATGLLFVFSFLILDSRLHILDSIFYISLFRYWIISAVLIFTFVYDFKYLEIEDVVLLPSAGIVFVLDLLLGYSAIKIFLTVLIAVLFFLLQYWITKGKGVGLGDYRIGIFMGMALGNWSQLAVAIFISYIVGTLISLILLIGKKKGIKSMIPLGPFLAIGTFAAIFYGQQIINWYLY; the protein is encoded by the coding sequence ATGAATGTTTTTTATTGGTTCTTCAGTTTTATTTTTGGCTTGTCAATCGGCAGTTTTTTGAACTGTTTGATTTGGCGTTTGCATATTAAAAAATCAATTCAAGGACGTTCTGTTTGTCCTGATTGCGGCCATCAAATTGCCGGGTATGATAATATTCCTGTTTTAAGTTTTATTTTTTTAAAAGGGCGTTGCCGTCATTGCCATCAAAAAATTTCTTGGCAGTATCCGATAGTTGAATTGGCGACTGGTCTTCTTTTTGTATTTTCTTTTTTAATTTTAGATTCCAGGCTTCATATTTTAGACTCTATATTTTATATTTCACTTTTTCGCTATTGGATTATCTCAGCCGTTTTAATCTTTACTTTTGTTTATGATTTTAAATATCTTGAAATTGAAGATGTTGTTCTTCTGCCTTCGGCCGGAATAGTTTTTGTCTTGGATTTATTGCTCGGTTATTCGGCGATTAAAATATTTTTAACTGTTTTAATCGCTGTTCTTTTTTTTCTTCTCCAATATTGGATAACCAAAGGCAAAGGAGTTGGACTGGGCGATTATAGAATCGGTATTTTTATGGGCATGGCTTTGGGTAATTGGTCACAGTTGGCAGTGGCGATTTTTATTTCTTACATTGTCGGCACTTTAATCAGTTTAATTTTATTGATTGGCAAAAAGAAAGGAATAAAAAGCATGATTCCCCTGGGGCCGTTTTTGGCTATCGGAACATTTGCCGCAATTTTTTACGGTCAACAAATAATTAATTGGTACTTGTATTAG